A stretch of the Saprospiraceae bacterium genome encodes the following:
- a CDS encoding site-specific integrase, with the protein MSVNDLKNSLAQKSEEVLTLEFFASVISEMEQSKRYGNARVYYLVSRSVANFVDKKDFPLKQLTFKWLKKYEAWYLSKGNTFNGLSVNMRTIRSLYNIAIKQNKISQEYYPFKDYTIRKEETRKRAISREDLIRFLQYEPTTERHKRAKDYFLTSFYLMGASFVDIAFLKCKNIINNRVEYKRQKTGKLHSIPISKALKEILEKYSIGKKENDFILGVVKSDYPKKQLIEIQDELRRYNRSLKEISALCGIESSISSYVARHSYATNAKKLGVPTAVISEALGHKTENTTQVYLDSFDNTIVDKYHELVVDLTPK; encoded by the coding sequence TTGTCAGTTAATGATTTGAAGAATAGCCTTGCACAAAAGAGTGAGGAAGTATTGACCCTTGAATTCTTTGCCTCAGTCATTTCTGAAATGGAACAATCTAAAAGATACGGCAATGCTCGAGTCTATTATCTGGTTTCTCGAAGTGTGGCAAATTTTGTGGATAAGAAGGATTTTCCTTTAAAGCAGCTCACTTTTAAGTGGTTAAAGAAATATGAAGCCTGGTACTTATCCAAAGGAAATACTTTTAATGGGCTAAGTGTAAATATGAGGACTATCCGGTCATTATATAATATAGCCATCAAGCAAAACAAAATATCCCAGGAATATTATCCCTTTAAGGACTATACAATCCGAAAGGAAGAAACCCGCAAAAGAGCAATAAGTAGAGAAGACTTAATCCGGTTTCTGCAATATGAGCCCACAACTGAAAGACATAAACGGGCTAAGGACTATTTTCTGACCAGTTTCTATTTAATGGGAGCTTCTTTTGTCGATATAGCTTTTCTTAAATGCAAGAATATTATTAATAATAGGGTAGAATATAAAAGACAGAAAACAGGAAAACTTCATTCAATTCCGATTTCCAAAGCTTTAAAAGAGATTTTGGAAAAATACAGTATCGGCAAGAAAGAAAATGATTTCATTCTAGGTGTCGTTAAATCTGATTATCCAAAGAAGCAACTTATTGAAATCCAGGACGAATTAAGAAGATATAATAGAAGTCTAAAAGAAATTAGTGCGTTGTGTGGTATTGAATCTTCAATTTCAAGTTATGTTGCAAGACATTCTTATGCTACAAATGCTAAAAAACTTGGTGTTCCTACTGCGGTAATAAGTGAAGCTCTTGGACATAAAACGGAAAACACTACTCAAGTGTATTTAGATTCATTTGATAACACCATTGTTGATAAGTATCATGAGCTGGTAGTTGATTTAACTCCTAAGTAG
- a CDS encoding T9SS type A sorting domain-containing protein — protein MKATIFTIVFFCLMLFNIGVAQILPTLPNTASIEACFPDTIGYKRITVGPSGRNYTDLQKALDAAQPGTVIILDAGIVYTGGFVLPVKPASTRWIVLMGSRMDLLPKQGFRVDPTAMTGDPRFTEQRLAMPSIVTTNLSGIPCFNTEPGAHHYRLVGLEISAATAVLNSYGLINFGNSGTAQNQVWQIPNQMVLDRCYVHGHPQASIMKYGIRLDCSNGAVLDCHISDFHSIGFDAQAISGINGPGPFKIINNYLEASGENILFGGGAPSISNLVPADIEVLNNHFSKPLSWWVKDPSYAGKHWTVKNLFELKTGKRVLLEGNLMEYCWADLPIGQSGYAILLTIRTEGGAAPQADVSDVTIRSNSIRHTGAGISISGSDDGTGNRSKRILIQNNLLEDINGPKYGDQNVAGPNDGTAFHLGEPQDVTIDHNSIFQSGAITWAYKKMSGFRFTNNLVNSLISSGGYQGIYGPGVKQGDATFAMYFPDVTDANKQFHKNVLISGDASKYANFKSMSQNYFPPKNSDVAFVDFNNGPNNLLNYKLKSNSAYSKNGSDGKDIGADLDELISILNQKRDCPTTPVTVSNSNQDHEIHIFPNPFTNQLHVSTSNKALKQVYLLNSIGQQLIKMDTSLDNFELDCSFIPPGMYELQIHQGNTFLTNRILKF, from the coding sequence ATGAAAGCAACCATTTTTACGATTGTCTTTTTTTGTTTGATGCTGTTTAACATTGGGGTGGCTCAAATTTTACCGACGCTGCCAAATACAGCTTCAATTGAAGCTTGTTTTCCTGATACCATCGGTTATAAGCGAATTACCGTAGGTCCTTCAGGTAGAAATTATACAGACCTTCAAAAAGCATTGGATGCTGCTCAACCAGGCACAGTTATTATATTGGATGCAGGAATTGTTTATACCGGTGGATTTGTGTTGCCAGTAAAACCGGCTAGTACGCGTTGGATTGTGCTTATGGGCTCGAGAATGGATTTACTGCCAAAGCAAGGCTTTCGGGTTGATCCAACTGCCATGACTGGCGATCCCAGGTTTACTGAACAACGATTGGCTATGCCTTCAATTGTAACTACTAATCTGTCTGGAATCCCTTGTTTTAATACAGAACCGGGAGCCCATCACTATCGACTGGTTGGATTGGAAATCAGTGCAGCTACTGCAGTACTCAACAGTTATGGATTGATCAATTTTGGAAATTCGGGAACTGCTCAAAATCAAGTGTGGCAAATTCCCAATCAGATGGTTTTGGATCGTTGCTATGTGCATGGACACCCTCAAGCCAGTATTATGAAATACGGCATTCGATTGGATTGCTCCAATGGGGCTGTACTGGATTGTCATATTTCCGATTTTCACAGCATCGGATTTGATGCGCAGGCAATCTCAGGTATTAATGGACCCGGTCCGTTTAAGATCATCAATAATTATCTTGAAGCTTCCGGGGAAAATATTTTGTTTGGCGGTGGCGCTCCGTCTATTTCAAATTTAGTTCCCGCTGATATTGAAGTGTTGAACAATCATTTTAGTAAACCTTTAAGCTGGTGGGTCAAAGATCCAAGCTACGCCGGAAAACATTGGACCGTTAAAAATTTATTCGAACTCAAAACGGGTAAACGCGTTTTGCTGGAAGGAAACCTGATGGAATATTGTTGGGCAGATCTTCCCATTGGGCAAAGTGGATATGCAATTCTTCTAACGATTCGAACGGAAGGAGGCGCTGCACCTCAGGCAGATGTCAGCGATGTTACCATCCGTAGCAATTCCATCCGACATACAGGTGCCGGAATTTCTATTTCGGGAAGTGATGATGGTACTGGCAATCGAAGTAAACGCATATTGATCCAAAACAATTTGTTGGAAGATATCAACGGACCAAAATACGGGGATCAAAATGTAGCCGGACCAAATGATGGAACCGCTTTTCACTTGGGTGAACCACAGGATGTGACCATTGATCACAACAGCATTTTTCAAAGTGGTGCCATTACCTGGGCCTATAAAAAAATGAGCGGTTTTAGATTTACAAACAACCTTGTAAATTCTTTAATTTCAAGTGGAGGCTATCAAGGAATCTACGGACCCGGTGTTAAACAAGGAGATGCGACCTTTGCCATGTATTTTCCTGATGTGACCGATGCCAATAAACAATTTCATAAAAATGTATTGATCTCAGGCGATGCCAGTAAGTACGCCAATTTTAAATCAATGAGTCAGAATTATTTTCCTCCAAAAAATTCTGATGTCGCTTTTGTTGATTTCAACAACGGACCCAACAATCTTTTGAATTATAAATTGAAGAGCAACAGTGCCTATTCAAAAAATGGCAGCGATGGCAAAGACATTGGTGCTGATTTAGACGAATTGATCAGCATCCTAAATCAAAAAAGAGATTGTCCAACGACGCCCGTAACTGTATCTAATTCAAATCAGGACCATGAAATTCATATCTTTCCCAATCCATTTACAAATCAACTGCATGTATCGACCTCCAATAAGGCATTAAAACAAGTCTATTTATTAAATTCAATTGGACAACAGCTCATTAAGATGGATACATCCCTGGATAATTTCGAATTGGATTGTTCATTTATTCCGCCGGGAATGTATGAATTACAAATCCATCAAGGAAATACTTTCCTAACAAACCGTATACTTAAATTTTAG
- a CDS encoding T9SS type A sorting domain-containing protein, giving the protein MLLTHMYNFTGSISNMEINNGTIDLKKIDNGIYFIKIISTNGASKVEKLFVIK; this is encoded by the coding sequence ATGTTGCTCACACATATGTATAATTTTACGGGTTCAATAAGTAATATGGAAATAAACAATGGAACAATAGATTTAAAAAAAATAGACAATGGAATCTATTTTATAAAAATTATTTCGACAAATGGTGCTAGTAAAGTCGAAAAGTTGTTTGTTATAAAATGA
- a CDS encoding site-specific integrase, with translation MSVSVKIELDRRNIKTDGRHSLKLLIVVNRRPLRISLGYSLFSKDWNEKLQNVRATSKDFENINRFNNWLHKEKSKILNRLLVLQEEGNLERLSVNDLKNSLAQKSEEVLTLEFFASVISEMEQSKRYGNARVYYLVSRSVANFVDKKDFPLKQLTFKWLKKYEAWYLSKGNTFNGLSVNMRTIRSLYNIAIKQNKISQEYYPFKDYTIRKEETRKRAISREDLIRFLQYEPTTERHKRAKDYFLTSFYLMGASFVDIAFLKCKNIINNRVEYKRQKTGKLHSIPISKALKEILEKYSIGKKENDFILGVVKSDYPKKQLIEIQDELRIWCFRKRAISSDCQLMI, from the coding sequence ATGTCAGTCTCGGTAAAAATTGAACTCGATCGCCGGAATATCAAAACGGATGGAAGGCATTCATTGAAATTACTCATAGTTGTCAATCGAAGGCCTCTTCGGATTTCTCTGGGGTATAGTTTATTTTCTAAAGACTGGAATGAAAAATTGCAAAATGTAAGGGCTACCAGCAAAGATTTTGAAAATATAAACCGGTTTAATAATTGGCTTCACAAGGAGAAAAGCAAGATACTTAACAGACTTCTGGTGCTTCAGGAAGAGGGCAATCTCGAGCGATTGTCAGTTAATGATTTGAAGAATAGCCTTGCACAAAAGAGTGAGGAAGTATTGACCCTTGAATTCTTTGCCTCAGTCATTTCTGAAATGGAACAATCTAAAAGATACGGCAATGCTCGAGTCTATTATCTGGTTTCTCGAAGTGTGGCAAATTTTGTGGATAAGAAGGATTTTCCTTTAAAGCAGCTCACTTTTAAGTGGTTAAAGAAATATGAAGCCTGGTACTTATCCAAAGGAAATACTTTTAATGGGCTAAGTGTAAATATGAGGACTATCCGGTCATTATATAATATAGCCATCAAGCAAAACAAAATATCCCAGGAATATTATCCCTTTAAGGACTATACAATCCGAAAGGAAGAAACCCGCAAAAGAGCAATAAGTAGAGAAGACTTAATCCGGTTTCTGCAATATGAGCCCACAACTGAAAGACATAAACGGGCTAAGGACTATTTTCTGACCAGTTTCTATTTAATGGGAGCTTCTTTTGTCGATATAGCTTTTCTTAAATGCAAGAATATTATTAATAATAGGGTAGAATATAAAAGACAGAAAACAGGAAAACTTCATTCAATTCCGATTTCCAAAGCTTTAAAAGAGATTTTGGAAAAATACAGTATCGGCAAGAAAGAAAATGATTTCATTCTAGGTGTCGTTAAATCTGATTATCCAAAGAAGCAACTTATTGAAATCCAGGACGAATTAAGAATCTGGTGCTTCAGGAAGAGGGCAATCTCGAGCGATTGTCAGTTAATGATTTGA